Part of the Caulobacter sp. SL161 genome is shown below.
CGACTGGGTGGGGTGGGCCCCGGCCTTGATGCTCAGTCACGGACCCTGGTCTACCAAGCGCTGGAGCGGCCGCCGATGCCGCCGGTCCAGGTCTCTGCGAAGGCCCCTGTGCGGCCGACGGTCTCGCGCTGACCCAGGCAACACGCCGGCTTCGGCTGAGTTTTCGAAGCGGCCGAAAATACCGGGTTCCAACCGCCAAGGCGTCGCTCTAAGGTCTCTCAAACAATTGTTTGGGAGGTAGGGTTGGCGTTCCGGAAATGGGTGGCGGCCAGTGCGGTCGCGATGCTGCTGGCGAGTGGAGCGCCGGCGGCCTGGGCGGAGACCAAGGCGCCCGCCATTGTCGCCGCTTCGCCGGAAAGCGTGGGTTTCTCGGCCGAGGGCCTGAAGAAGCTCGACGCCCACATGCAGGGCCTCGTCGACAAGGGGCACCTGCCTGGCGTGACCACCATGCTGGTGCGCCACGGCAAGGTCGTGAACTTCCAGGTTCACGGCAAGAAGGGCTTTGATGGCCCGCCGATGACCAAGGACACGGTCTTCCGCATCTATTCTCAGACCAAGCCCGTCACCGGCGTGGCCATGATGATCCTCTTCGAAGAGGGCAAGTGGACGCTGGACGATCCGGTCAGCAAGTTCATCCCCGAGTTCGCCAATCTTCGCGTCCTCAAGGGCGTCAACGCCGATGGGTCGTTCGACACAGTCCCGGCCGAGCGCCCGCCGACGATGCGCGAGCTGATGAGCCATTCGGCGGGCTTCGCCTACGGCCTCACGCCGGACAACCCCCTCGACAAGGCCTATGCCGACAAGGTGCTGGGCGCGCGCTCACGCGAGGATTTCGTCAAGGCGATCGCCGAGATCCCGCTGGTGGACCAGCCGGGCAAGCGCTGGAAGTACAGCATCGCCGTCGATATCCAGGGCCTGATCGTCGAGAAGCTGACCGGCCAGTCGCTGGGCGACTTCATGAAGGCCCGGATCTTCGATCCGCTGAAGATGAAGGACACCGGCTTCTGGCTGCCGGCCGAGAAGGCCGACCGTCTGGCGTCGCTCTACGTCTGGAGCCCGAAGGTCAACAAGCTGGTCCCGGCGGACGGCTACATGGTGCTCGACATCACCAAGCCGCCGGCCATGGCCTCGGGCGGCGGCGGTCTGGTCTCGACCAACGCCGACTACGCCCGCTTCGCCCAGATGCTGCTGAACGGCGGCGCGCTGGACGGCGCCCGCATCCTGAAGCCCGAGACCGTGACGCTGATGCGCACCAACGCGCTGAGCGATGCGATCATGAGTTCCAGCGAGCCGCCCTTCAACACCGCGCGCGGTCGCGGTTTTGGTCTCGACTTCGCCGTCGTGCTCGACAGCGCCAAGGCCGGGCCGCAGGGCGAGGGGACCTACAGCTGGGGCGGCGCGGCCGGCACCTGGTTCTGGATCGACCCGAGGAACGACCTGTTCTTCCTGGGCATGATCCACATCCTCAACAAGGGCGGCGATCCGGCGATCAAGGACATCGACGACGACAGCGCCAAGCTTGTCTACGACGCGCTGATCGATCCGAAGAAGTAACCGCCAAGCTGGTCAACCAATCTAGGGAGGATCGCCCATGAAGGCGGCCGTCTATTACGAAACCGGCGCTCCGGACGTCCTGCGCTATGAGGATGTTCCTGATCCCGTGTGCCACGCCCAGGGCGTGGTCATCCGCGTCGAGGCCGTCAGCATCGAGGGCGGCGATACGCTGAATCGCGGGGGCGGCCAGATGGCGGGCGTTCCGCACATCGTCGGCTACCAGGCGGCCGGCGAGATCGTCGAGGTCGGCGCCGAGGTCTCGCACCTGAAGATCGGCCAGAAGGTCGTCACCGTGAACGCCTTCGGCTCGCACGCCGAACTGCGCTCGGTGCCGGCGCGTAACGCTTGGCCGATCCCCGAGGGCTTTGATCTCCACAAGGCCGCGGCCATCCCGGTGCCGTTCGGTACGGCGCATGAGTGCCTGTTCGGCGCGGGGCGCCTGAAGGCCGGCGAGACGGTGCTGGTGCAGGCCGGCGCCGGCGCCGTGGGCCTCGCCGCCATCCAGTTGGCCAAGCAGGCCGGTGCGACGGTTCTGGCCTCGGCGTCCAGCGACGAACGTCTGGAGCGCCTGAAGCCTTTCGGCATGGACCACGGGATCAACTATCAGCGCGATGATCTCGTCGAGCAGGTCATGAAGCTGACCGGCGGCAAGGGCGTCGATCTGGTCGTCGATCCCGTCGGCGGCGCGACGCTGGCGGGCAGCCTCGCGGCTTTGGGCTATCGCGGCCGCGTCTCGCTGGTCGGCAACGCCGGTCGCGAGCCGATGAAGGTCGATGTCGGCTCGCTGATGGGCGGCAACCGCAGCCTCACCGGCGTGTTCCTGGGCGCCGAGATCATGACCGATCGCGTCCACGACATGATCCAGGACCTGATCGAGAAGGCCGCGCGCGGGGAGCTTGAGGTGGTCATCGACCGCACCTTCCCGCTGTCCGAAGCCGCCGCCGCCCACGCCTATATCGAAAGCCGTCAGGCCGTCGGTCGCGTGCTGCTCATTCCCTGAGGCCGATCATGACCAACCGTGTGCTTGCCCATACCGGGGCGAAATATCCGATCATCCAGGCCCCCATGGGCTGGATCGCTCGCTACCAACTGGCCAGCGCAGTCTCCCGCGCCGGCGGCCTGGGCATTATCGAGACCTCGTCCGGCGAGACCGAGAACTGCAAGGCCGAGATCACCAAGATGGCCCAGAGCGGCCTGCCGTTCGGGGTGAACCTGCCGATCATGTTCCTGCGTGACGACGCCATGCTGCGGTTCGTCTGCGAGAGCGGGGTCAAGTTCGTGACGACCTCGGCCGGCAGTCCCGCAAAGTTCATCGGCCCGCTGAAGGACGCCGGCATCGTCGTCTACCACGCCGTGCCGACCGTCGACGCGGCGGTGAAGTGCGTGGAGGCCGGCGTCGATGGTCTCGTGGTGGAGGGCGCCGAGGGCGGCGGCTTCAAGAACCCCGAGGAGGTCTCGACGCTGGTCCTGCTGCAGGCCATCCGCGAGAAGGTGGACGTGCCGCTGGTCGCCGCCGGCGGCATCTGCGACGGGCGCGGCATGGCCGCCGCCTTCGCCCTGGGCGCCGAGGCCGTGCAGATGGGCACGCGCTTCGTCAGCTCGGCCGAGAGTCCCGTGCACGCCAACTACAAGGCCGCTATCACCGGGGCCAAGGAGACCGGCACCTGGGTTCTGAACAAGAAGGCCAGCCCTTGCATCCGGGCGATCAAGTCTGACCTGACCAAGGAAATCCACGACGCGGGCGTCATGCCGCCCGACGTTCTGAAGAACATTCTCGGCGTCTATTTCGGCGGCGACATGGAGGCGGCGCCGGCCCTGGCCGGCCAGACCGTCGGCCTCATCAACGAGGTGAAGTCCGCCCAGGACATCATCGACGAGACCGTCGCCCAGTTTCACCAGATCACCGGGCGTCTCGGCGCCCTGGCCGCGGCTCGCGGCTTCTAGAGGGTACGACCATGCAAAATCTCTTCTCGCTCGAGGGCCGCGTGGCCCTGGTCACCGGCGGCTCGCGCGGCATCGGCGCGATGATCGTCAAGGGCTTCCTGACCCACGGCGCCAAGCGCGTCTACATCACCGCCCGCAAGGCCGCCGCCTGTGACGCCGCCGCCGAGGAGCTGAGCCAATACGGCGAATGCGTTTCGCTGCCGGGCGATGTCTCCACCCTGGAAGGCATCCAGGGCCTGGCGGCCCGCATCAAGGAGCGCGAGCCCAAGCTCGACATCCTGGTCAACAACGCCGGCGCCGCCTGGGGCGCGGGCTTTGACGAGTTCCCCGAGAGCGGCTGGGACAAGACCGTCGACCTGAACATGAAGACGCCGTTCTTCCTGACCCAGGCCCTGATCGGCGAACTGCGGGCGGCGGCCAAGGACCGTGTGGCCAAGGTGATCAACATCGCCTCGATCGACGGCCAGTCGGTCACCAAGGACGAGACCTATCCCTATGGCGCCTCCAAGGCCGGCCTGCTGCACATGACCAAGCGCATGGCGCTGCGTCTGGCGCCCGAGAACATCGCCGTCAGCTGCATCGCGCCGGGCGCCTTCGCCTCGGACATGAACAAGGTCGCCCGCGACCACGCCGACGCCGTGGCCAAGATGATCCC
Proteins encoded:
- a CDS encoding serine hydrolase domain-containing protein, coding for MAFRKWVAASAVAMLLASGAPAAWAETKAPAIVAASPESVGFSAEGLKKLDAHMQGLVDKGHLPGVTTMLVRHGKVVNFQVHGKKGFDGPPMTKDTVFRIYSQTKPVTGVAMMILFEEGKWTLDDPVSKFIPEFANLRVLKGVNADGSFDTVPAERPPTMRELMSHSAGFAYGLTPDNPLDKAYADKVLGARSREDFVKAIAEIPLVDQPGKRWKYSIAVDIQGLIVEKLTGQSLGDFMKARIFDPLKMKDTGFWLPAEKADRLASLYVWSPKVNKLVPADGYMVLDITKPPAMASGGGGLVSTNADYARFAQMLLNGGALDGARILKPETVTLMRTNALSDAIMSSSEPPFNTARGRGFGLDFAVVLDSAKAGPQGEGTYSWGGAAGTWFWIDPRNDLFFLGMIHILNKGGDPAIKDIDDDSAKLVYDALIDPKK
- a CDS encoding quinone oxidoreductase family protein, producing MKAAVYYETGAPDVLRYEDVPDPVCHAQGVVIRVEAVSIEGGDTLNRGGGQMAGVPHIVGYQAAGEIVEVGAEVSHLKIGQKVVTVNAFGSHAELRSVPARNAWPIPEGFDLHKAAAIPVPFGTAHECLFGAGRLKAGETVLVQAGAGAVGLAAIQLAKQAGATVLASASSDERLERLKPFGMDHGINYQRDDLVEQVMKLTGGKGVDLVVDPVGGATLAGSLAALGYRGRVSLVGNAGREPMKVDVGSLMGGNRSLTGVFLGAEIMTDRVHDMIQDLIEKAARGELEVVIDRTFPLSEAAAAHAYIESRQAVGRVLLIP
- a CDS encoding NAD(P)H-dependent flavin oxidoreductase, yielding MTNRVLAHTGAKYPIIQAPMGWIARYQLASAVSRAGGLGIIETSSGETENCKAEITKMAQSGLPFGVNLPIMFLRDDAMLRFVCESGVKFVTTSAGSPAKFIGPLKDAGIVVYHAVPTVDAAVKCVEAGVDGLVVEGAEGGGFKNPEEVSTLVLLQAIREKVDVPLVAAGGICDGRGMAAAFALGAEAVQMGTRFVSSAESPVHANYKAAITGAKETGTWVLNKKASPCIRAIKSDLTKEIHDAGVMPPDVLKNILGVYFGGDMEAAPALAGQTVGLINEVKSAQDIIDETVAQFHQITGRLGALAAARGF
- a CDS encoding SDR family oxidoreductase, which encodes MQNLFSLEGRVALVTGGSRGIGAMIVKGFLTHGAKRVYITARKAAACDAAAEELSQYGECVSLPGDVSTLEGIQGLAARIKEREPKLDILVNNAGAAWGAGFDEFPESGWDKTVDLNMKTPFFLTQALIGELRAAAKDRVAKVINIASIDGQSVTKDETYPYGASKAGLLHMTKRMALRLAPENIAVSCIAPGAFASDMNKVARDHADAVAKMIPAGRIGEAEDMAGAAIYLASRAGDYVMGGAVTVDGGVSFAR